In Nitrosospira briensis C-128, a genomic segment contains:
- the queA gene encoding tRNA preQ1(34) S-adenosylmethionine ribosyltransferase-isomerase QueA: MKIQDFDFNLPPELIAQFPVEQRASSRMLHLKGSDGALGDAMFADLPRYVHPGDVMVFNDTRVIKARLHGVRDTGGRVEVMVERVLDAHCVLAIMRASHMPKPGSKLFLAGAIDVTVLAREHDFYTLRFDHENTVIDLLERYGNLPLPPYISRLPGKMDEARYQTIYAKQAGAVAAPTAGLHFDESMLAALREMGVQIAYVTLHVGSGTFQPVRVDNIADHKMHGEIFHVPQETIDVIRRAKAGGGRVLAVGTTSLRALEGAAAQTAGAEALERMDELKSGHGETDIFITPGYRFRVVERLLTNFHLPRSTLLMLVSAFGGTENIRRAYQHAVNERYRFFSYGDAMLIESQS; encoded by the coding sequence ATGAAAATTCAGGATTTCGATTTCAATCTGCCTCCCGAGCTTATCGCGCAGTTCCCGGTTGAGCAGCGCGCCAGCAGTCGCATGCTGCATCTGAAAGGTTCGGACGGTGCCCTGGGTGATGCAATGTTTGCCGATTTGCCCCGCTATGTGCACCCTGGCGACGTCATGGTGTTTAATGACACGCGTGTGATCAAGGCGCGTCTGCATGGCGTGAGGGACACGGGTGGCAGAGTGGAAGTGATGGTGGAACGGGTGCTGGATGCGCATTGCGTGTTGGCGATCATGCGCGCGAGTCATATGCCGAAACCGGGCTCGAAGCTTTTTCTTGCCGGTGCAATCGACGTGACGGTGCTGGCCCGTGAGCATGATTTTTATACGTTGCGTTTCGATCACGAAAACACGGTTATCGATTTGTTGGAGCGTTACGGTAACCTGCCGCTGCCGCCTTATATTTCCCGGTTGCCGGGAAAAATGGACGAGGCGCGCTACCAGACCATTTATGCGAAGCAGGCAGGCGCTGTCGCTGCGCCGACCGCGGGCCTGCACTTTGATGAAAGCATGCTGGCTGCATTACGGGAAATGGGGGTGCAGATCGCTTATGTGACGCTGCATGTGGGGTCCGGTACGTTCCAGCCGGTTCGGGTGGACAATATTGCCGATCACAAGATGCATGGAGAGATTTTTCATGTGCCGCAGGAAACGATTGACGTAATTCGGCGTGCGAAAGCCGGAGGGGGCAGGGTGCTCGCAGTCGGCACGACATCGCTGCGCGCTTTGGAAGGGGCGGCAGCACAAACGGCAGGGGCGGAGGCGTTGGAAAGGATGGACGAATTGAAATCGGGTCATGGCGAGACCGATATCTTCATCACCCCAGGGTACCGTTTTCGCGTGGTGGAGCGCCTGCTGACCAATTTTCATTTGCCTCGCTCAACCTTGCTGATGCTGGTGTCCGCATTTGGCGGAACGGAGAACATCCGTCGTGCTTACCAGCATGCTGTAAATGAGCGGTATCGGTTTTTCAGTTATGGTGACGCCATGCTGATCGAGAGCCAATCATAA
- the tgt gene encoding tRNA guanosine(34) transglycosylase Tgt, whose protein sequence is MKFQLHRTDGRARRGTLSLAHGTVETPAFMPVGTYGAVKTMSPADLRDIDAHIVLGNTFHLWLRPGLEVIGAHGGLHHFMGWDGPILTDSGGFQVFSLGALRKITEEGVKFRSPVNGDVCFLTPEESMRIQRILNSDIVMIFDECTPYPADEKAARVSMELSVRWAERSRRGHDDERNPNALFGIVQGGMHENLRDDSLSSLVNIGFDGYAVGGLSVGEPKDDMQRILKHITPQLPDEKPRYLMGVGTPADIVNAVSQGIDMFDCVLPTRNARNGWLFTRNGVVKLRNSRYRLDTAPPDEQCNCYTCRNFTLAYLHHLQRTGEILGARLNTLHNLYYYQQLMSEIRAAIEIGRFQEYAQGFQADVASC, encoded by the coding sequence ATGAAATTTCAACTGCATCGTACCGACGGCCGCGCCCGTCGGGGGACGTTATCGCTGGCCCACGGCACGGTCGAGACGCCCGCTTTCATGCCGGTAGGTACTTACGGCGCGGTAAAAACGATGTCGCCTGCGGATTTACGGGATATCGATGCCCATATCGTGCTGGGCAACACGTTCCACTTATGGCTGCGCCCCGGCCTCGAGGTGATCGGCGCGCATGGGGGGTTGCACCACTTCATGGGCTGGGATGGTCCGATATTGACAGACTCGGGCGGTTTCCAGGTGTTCAGCCTGGGAGCCCTGAGAAAGATCACCGAAGAGGGCGTCAAATTCAGGTCGCCGGTAAATGGCGACGTATGTTTTCTCACGCCAGAGGAATCGATGCGTATTCAACGCATACTCAATTCCGACATCGTGATGATATTCGACGAATGCACACCTTACCCGGCGGACGAGAAAGCGGCGCGTGTATCCATGGAATTGAGTGTGCGCTGGGCGGAACGGTCGAGGCGTGGGCATGACGATGAGCGGAATCCCAACGCATTGTTTGGCATTGTCCAGGGTGGAATGCATGAGAATCTCCGCGATGATTCGTTATCCAGCCTGGTGAATATCGGCTTTGACGGTTATGCAGTCGGTGGACTATCGGTAGGTGAGCCCAAAGACGACATGCAGCGCATTCTCAAGCACATCACGCCGCAGTTGCCCGACGAGAAGCCGCGTTATCTCATGGGTGTAGGCACCCCGGCGGATATTGTCAACGCCGTGTCCCAAGGCATAGACATGTTTGACTGCGTGCTTCCGACACGTAATGCCCGGAACGGGTGGCTGTTCACGCGCAATGGGGTGGTCAAGCTGCGCAACAGCCGGTATCGCCTGGATACAGCGCCGCCGGATGAACAATGCAACTGCTATACCTGCCGGAATTTCACCCTTGCCTATCTGCATCACTTGCAGCGGACCGGTGAAATTCTGGGCGCACGGCTCAACACGCTGCACAACCTGTATTATTACCAGCAATTGATGAGCGAAATTCGTGCCGCTATCGAAATTGGGCGGTTCCAGGAATACGCGCAAGGATTTCAAGCCGACGTCGCATCGTGCTAA
- the yajC gene encoding preprotein translocase subunit YajC has translation MLISEAYAQAAAPAQAAGVDFMSLLPLIGIFVVFYLLLIRPQAKRAKEQKLMIEALQKGDELATASGVLGRVVKVVGNYVILQIAENVQVIIQKTAIQTLLPKGTLNSIEKE, from the coding sequence ATGTTGATTAGTGAAGCCTATGCCCAGGCCGCTGCGCCTGCGCAAGCAGCGGGAGTGGATTTTATGAGCTTGCTGCCGCTGATCGGTATATTCGTTGTCTTTTACCTTCTGCTGATTCGTCCTCAGGCGAAGCGTGCCAAAGAACAGAAATTGATGATAGAGGCGCTGCAAAAAGGTGATGAGCTGGCAACCGCATCCGGTGTATTGGGACGCGTGGTCAAGGTTGTCGGAAATTACGTCATACTGCAAATTGCCGAAAATGTGCAGGTCATCATACAAAAAACAGCGATTCAGACCCTGCTGCCCAAGGGAACCTTGAATAGTATCGAGAAGGAATAG